The Blautia pseudococcoides genome segment ACGCGATCATGAATAAGACGGACCTTGCAGCCATACATCAGGAGCACAAAGATATATATCATATGCTGCTGCTGGGCCTCTCTGTGGATTTTGATCTGAAAGACTTTTATGACAGGCACCTGGGCACTTACCGAAGGCATTTTCAGGAAATACTAGAAAAATACCCGGAGTATTTCTGCTAGCACAGCAATAAAGCGCGGGTGTGTATAAAATATGCACAAAAAGTTTATTGAAAATTTATAATAATCTCACATAATTTATATTTGCTCTTGACGTGTGACGTCTGATTTGCTATAGTCGGTTTATGGAATGGATGAGAGGTCATACGTGTTATTACTTGTAAAAGAAGTGACAGGGATAACAGGAAAAGGGAAAAAGGAGGAAAACGTATATGTTTTCAGGAGAAATGGTAACAGGGCCATTGCTGATAGGTATTTTTATTCTGGCGATCGCCGTATTATTGTTGTTGATCATTAAATTTAAGCTGAATGCTTTTGTGGCATTACTGCTTACTGCATTTGGCACAGGTGTGTTGGTAAATATGCCGCTGGCTGATGTGGCACAGACCGTTACAGACGGTTTCGGCGGTACACTGGGCGGTATCGGTATGGTAACAGGTCTTGGTGTAATGCTGGGTAAGTTCATGTTTGAGTCCGGCGGTATCGAGTCAATTTCCAATAAGATCTTAGGTGCGTTCGGCGAGAAGAAATCCCCGATCGCTGTTGCGCTTTCAGGTTTTATCACAGGTATTCCAGTGTTCGGCGATGTGGTTTACATCATGTTTGCCCCCATGCTTCGTGTACTTTCCAAGAAAACAAAGATTTCCATGGTGACATTTGCCTGTGCGATCTCTGTTGCTACCACTTGTACCTTCGCATTAGTGCTCCCCACAGCACCGCCTTTGGCAGTTGCTGAGGAGCTGAATATTGAGATTGGTATTTTCTTCTTCTATGCTTTGATCTCCGCTTTTGTGGGAATGATCGTGGGCGGTATCTTTTATGGTTCTATCCTGAACAAACAGGATCAGAAGAACAACCATTTCTACACCTTTGAAGATCTGGATGAGGAAGAGGCAGAAATGTCCAAGAGCAGCAAAGGAAAAGGAAAGGAACGCGCAAAAATGAGCGCAGGAAAGGCACTTTCTATCCTTCTGGTTCCGATCATCCTGATTCTGCTGGGAAGTTTTGTTCCGCTGGCAGTTGGCAAGGATGCGGCGATCGTTCCGTTTGTCACATTTATTGGAAACAAAAACTTTGCTATGATGGCAGGCGTTATTTACGCTGCAGTCATCTCCAGAAAATACATAACAAAGACAGCTACAGACATCATGACAGAAGCTGCTGACCAGGTTGGTTTGATCCTGCTGATCACAGGTGCAGGCGGAGCTTTCGGTAAAGTTCTGCAGGCTACCGGTATCGCTGATTACGTTGCAGGTTCTCTGTCACAGTTCAGCATCCCGATCCTGGTACTGTGTTTCCTGATCGCACAGATCATCCGCTGTGCACAGGGTTCCACAACGGTTGCTCTTATGACTACAGCAGCCATTATGTCCAGCACAATTGCATCCGGCGGTGTATCCCCGATCCTGTGTGCGATCGCTATCTGTGCAGGCGGTATCGGCCTTTCACTGCCGAACGACTCCGGATTCTGGGCGATCAGCCGGTTCTTTAAGATTTCTGTCACGGATACCATCCGTGGATGGAGTATCGGCGGTTTTGTTGCCGGCGTGGCGATTCTGATATTTGTATCCATACTTTCTCTGTTCCA includes the following:
- a CDS encoding GntP family permease, encoding MFSGEMVTGPLLIGIFILAIAVLLLLIIKFKLNAFVALLLTAFGTGVLVNMPLADVAQTVTDGFGGTLGGIGMVTGLGVMLGKFMFESGGIESISNKILGAFGEKKSPIAVALSGFITGIPVFGDVVYIMFAPMLRVLSKKTKISMVTFACAISVATTCTFALVLPTAPPLAVAEELNIEIGIFFFYALISAFVGMIVGGIFYGSILNKQDQKNNHFYTFEDLDEEEAEMSKSSKGKGKERAKMSAGKALSILLVPIILILLGSFVPLAVGKDAAIVPFVTFIGNKNFAMMAGVIYAAVISRKYITKTATDIMTEAADQVGLILLITGAGGAFGKVLQATGIADYVAGSLSQFSIPILVLCFLIAQIIRCAQGSTTVALMTTAAIMSSTIASGGVSPILCAIAICAGGIGLSLPNDSGFWAISRFFKISVTDTIRGWSIGGFVAGVAILIFVSILSLFQGFLPGLMM